The nucleotide window CGGCCAGGTCGGTACGCGTGCGGACCAGCACCGCCAGGGCGATCTCGGCCTTGGCCACCTCCGCGGACCGCCGTCTGGCCAGGCCGCGGGAGTTCTCGTGGTGACCGAGCGAGACGGCGGTCGCCCGGAGACGGCGGAGCTCCTCCCGGTCCCGCGCGACGGCGGTGTCGGCGTCCTCGATCTCCTTGTCCAGGATCGCGATCCTGGACCGCAGCTCCCGGCGGTCGTCCTCCGGGTCGGGCAGGATCTTCTGCAGCCCGGCCCAACCGAGCGGGTCGGCCCACAGCGTGCGGACGCGGCCGTCGCGCTCGTAGCGCGGACCCGCCGGGGCGCGCTCGCCGCCGACCCAGTCACGGGTGTCGCGGCCCCACAGCCCGTGAAAACCGCTCACCCAGGGCGTCTCGTCGGAGATCACGACCGGATGCCAGGCGCGCGTACGCGAGGGCCCGACCTCCTCGCCGTTGCCCATCGCGTAGTCGATGAAGGGGATGCCGACCCCGCCGTCCCGCCGGCCCCCTCGCAGCCACGGGAAGGCGAAGTCCTTCACCCGCCTCGTGCCGCGGAGCACGGGCCGCAGCCGCACCGGGTTGACGGTGACGAGGTACTGACCGGGCACGAAGGCACCGGAGTGCGAGCCCGCGCCGACGAAGACCACCGGGTGGTCGCCGACGATGCGCAGGTCGGGATCGTCCCAGCGGCGGCGCAGGTTGTCGCCGGCGCCGTCGTGCGCGGACACCGCGAGCCACGAGGGCCGCAGACCCTCGGCGGTCTCGGCGAGGTAGACGGTGACCGCCTCCCAGTCCGCCTCGTGGTCGTTGACGCCGCTGAAGGTCGTCCGCCAGTCGTTCATGGCGTACAGGAACCAGTACTGCAGGACGACGTAGCCGCCCTCGCGTACGACCCGGCCGTAGTAGACGCACCGGGACGGATCCATCTGGTGTTCGTACCGGTCGGCGGCGGCCGCCGCGACGCCGCCGGGGACCGAGCCGCGCAGGAACAGCGACGCGCGCAGGAGCACGTCGAAGACCCGGCCGAACAGCCCGACCGCCGCCAGCCGCCCCGACTTGGCGATGCGCGGCCGTGCGCGGGAACCGTTCGAGCGCCGGACCTCCTTGCGGCGGAGCGGTTCGCGCACCAGCAGCAGCGAGAGTCTCGACTCCGGATACCGCCCGGCCTCCGTGACCAGGCGCTCGGCGGTGAGCTCTCCGGCCGGGACGAGTTTCTCCTCCCCCCGCCAGAGGTCGCAGCAGCGCAGATAGCGCTCGACATCGACCGGGAAGAAGCGCTCGCCCTCGGTGTAGGCCAGGACGGGCTCGAACCTCTGCAGCAACTCCAGGTCCGGGTCGTGCGGAATCGTTTCGCCCGTTTCAGTCACCGAACCCCCTGTAACACCCATCTCGGCTTTTATACCGGATGGCCACAGTGGGTGAAGAGTCCGCCTTAGAGGTGCATGAACGGATTTTCATCGGGTACCCCGTAGGCGCCCCACCCGTCCAGGGAGTTGATCGCGATATGACCGCAACACTACGAGTCCCGCGCAGCCGCGGTGCCCTCAGTGGGCTGCTGCTCGTGCTGCTCGGCCTTTGGGGCGCACTCGTCCCCATTATCGGCCCTTATTTCCACTTCGGCTTCACTCCGGACAAGGCGTGGGACTTCACGTCCGGCCGGATGCTGCTGCAGATCGTTCCCGGTTGCGCCGTGTTCCTCGGCGGTCTGGTCGCGCTGGCCAGCGCCAACCGCGCCTTCGCGGCGTTCGGCGCCTGGCTCGCCGCGGTCGGAGGTGCCTGGTTCGCGGTCGGCGTACCGCTCAGTGCCCTCTGGGCCGACCAGGGTGACATGCGACTCGGCCAGGCCGTCGGCGGTACGACGCGTCAGGTGGTCGAGCAGATCACGCTGCTGTACGGCCTCGGTGTCGTCGCCGTCTTCCTCGCCGCCGTCGCGCTGGGCCGCCTCGCCGTCGTCGGGGTCAAGGACGCTCGCCTCGCCGAAGAGGCGTCGGCCGCACCCGTGGCCGGCGACGACTCCGAACTCGAGCCCTCCCCGGGGCCGCGCCCGCCGCTGATCCGGCGCCGGGGCGGAACCAAACGCGACAACGTCCCGCCGCCCCGTGGCCCCTGGCCCGAGGAGGTTCCGGCCACGCCGTCCGACTCGACGACGCCGCGTACGACGAACCCGTCCGACGTCAAGGTCGCCGGCACTCCGGGCGCCGAGGAGACCCACAGCACCGACCGCCCGGGGGCGAACGCCTGACCATTCGCTCCGAAGCCCGCTCCTTCACGGCCCCGTCCGCGCCCGCCGCGGCCGGGGCCGTGGAGTGCCCGCCGGGGCTCAGCCGCGCCGTACAGCTCGAGTACGGCGCACGGAGGCGACCATCCGGTCGCGCGGCTCGGTGAGCCCGAGCAGTAACAGTGGACGGCCTTGCGGACCAGACCCAGCGGATCGATCGTCCGGGTCACCGGGGTGCGGGTCTTCCAGCGCCGGTAGCGCGGGTGGCCAAAAGAAAATGCAAGGAGGTCCACTCCTCGCATTTTCAGGTTATAGCGCACCAGGGGGCTTGCCGCAAGACCCGGGTCGTGCCTCATGATTGCCGACCGAAAGGCCAGAACCTGCGGAAACGGGGAACGCGAAATGCGTGTGTTGTTGTCGACGTGGGGATCGCGCGGGGACGTCGAACCGCTGGCGGGACTCGCGGTGCGGTTGCGGGAACTCGGCGCGGACGCCCGGGTGTGCGCGCCGCCGGACGAGGAGTTCGCGGCGCTGCTGGCACGTGCCGGCGTGCCGCTGGTGCCGCTCGGCCCGACCGTGCGCTCGGTGGTCGCCGGCACGAGACCGCCCTCGGCGAAAGACGCGTTCCGGCTCGCTCCCGAGCTGGTCGCCGCGCGGTTCGAGACCCTCACCACGGCGGCCGAGGGATGTGACGTGCTGCTGGCGACCGGCCTGATGCCCGCGGGCGCACGGGACGTGGCCGAGAAACTGGGCATCCGCTACGTGTGCGCCTGCTTCCACACCGCCGGACTGCCGTCGCGGCACTTTCCACCGGGGGCGCGGCCGGGCAAACCGTCCCCGCGGGAGGAGACCGACAACCGGGTGCTGTGGCAGCAGGACGCCCAGCGCGTGAACGCACTGTACGGCGAGGCGCTCAACGGCCACCGGGCGGCGATCGGCCTGCCACCGGTGGACGACGTCCGTGACCACGTGCTCACCGGCCGGCCGTGGCTGGCGGCGGACCCGGCGCTGTGGCCGTCGAAGGGCAGGACGGACCTGGACGTCGTGCAGACCGGGGCGTGGATCCTGCCCGACGACCGCCCGCTCCCGCGAGAGCTGGAGGCGTTCCTGGACGCGGGCGAACCACCGGTGTACGTGGGCTTCGGCAGCATGGCCGCGCACGCCCCGAAGGACATCGCCCGGGTGGCCATCGAAGCGGGCCGCGCGCAGGGCCGCCGCGTGATCCTCGCCCGCGGCTGGGCGGACCTGGCCCCGGTCGACGACGCCGGCGACTGCTTCGTCGTCGGCGAGGTCAACCAGCAGGCGCTGTTCCCCCGGATGGCCGCCGTCGTCCACCACGGCGGCGCCGGCACCACGACGACGGCCGCCCGTGCCGGCGCGCCCCAGGTCGTGGTCCCCCAGATCGCGGACCAGCCGCGCTGGGCCGCCCGGGTGGCCGAGCTGGGCATCGGCACGGCACACGAAGGCCGGGCCCCGACCTTCGAGTCCCTGTCCGCCTCGCTCAGGACGGCCCTGACGCCCGGGACCCGCACACGAGCGAGGGCCGTGGCCGGCACGATCCGCACCGACGGGACGACCGTGGCCGCGAACCTGCTCCTCGACGCGGCCAGCCGGGAGAGGCCGCCCGTCTCCGCGTGAGCCACGCCGGGCCGGGACCTGCGGGCGTCCGGCTTCCCGTGAGTCGTCAGGCCGCTCCGTCATGGGCGTGTTCGGCGGCCTCGGCCGCGGAGCCGTGGTGGGCCGGTCCGTGGCCGGGGAGCAGGACGTCCGCGTCGAGCCGTCCGAGCGTGCCGAGTGCCTCGCGTGCCCTGTCCCGGTCGTGGTGGAAGAACCGCGGGAGCAGCTGCGGCCCCCGCGTACGGGAGGTGGGGTGGCCGGTGACGAGCGCGTCCCCGGTGATCAGGACGCCCGCCTCGGGCAGGTGGTAGCCACAGTGTCCGAGTGTGTGTCCCGGCGTGTGGACGGGGACCGGGCGGCCGGGCACGTCGAGCGCGTCCGGGAAGGCCTGCGGCCCTGTGACGCGCACGTCCTGCTTGCCTCCCGAGCGCAGGGCGCGCACCGCCCACGGCACCACGCCGGGCCGCCAGGCGTTGCCCAGGACCTGGCCGATGGAGACCTGGTGGAGGAACTCCCGTCGCGCGTGCGGCACCTCCTCCTCGTGCATCAGGACGGGCACGTCGTAGGTCGTGGCGAGATACTCGGCCGACCCGATGTGGTCCGAGTGGGCATGCGTGACAAGAATCGCCGTCAGGTCCTCGGGCCGCCGGCCGACGGCCCGCAACGAGTCCAGGACCCGTTCGCGGTCGGCCGGATAGCCGGTGTCCACGAGCGTGACGGCATCCCCCTCCGTGAGGATCACCCAGTTCGTATCGCTGCCGCGAACGAGGTGAACACCTTCGCGGATCTTCGTGACGTCGTCCATGAGTGGATTGTCGCGT belongs to Actinoallomurus bryophytorum and includes:
- a CDS encoding MBL fold metallo-hydrolase gives rise to the protein MDDVTKIREGVHLVRGSDTNWVILTEGDAVTLVDTGYPADRERVLDSLRAVGRRPEDLTAILVTHAHSDHIGSAEYLATTYDVPVLMHEEEVPHARREFLHQVSIGQVLGNAWRPGVVPWAVRALRSGGKQDVRVTGPQAFPDALDVPGRPVPVHTPGHTLGHCGYHLPEAGVLITGDALVTGHPTSRTRGPQLLPRFFHHDRDRAREALGTLGRLDADVLLPGHGPAHHGSAAEAAEHAHDGAA
- a CDS encoding glycosyltransferase gives rise to the protein MRVLLSTWGSRGDVEPLAGLAVRLRELGADARVCAPPDEEFAALLARAGVPLVPLGPTVRSVVAGTRPPSAKDAFRLAPELVAARFETLTTAAEGCDVLLATGLMPAGARDVAEKLGIRYVCACFHTAGLPSRHFPPGARPGKPSPREETDNRVLWQQDAQRVNALYGEALNGHRAAIGLPPVDDVRDHVLTGRPWLAADPALWPSKGRTDLDVVQTGAWILPDDRPLPRELEAFLDAGEPPVYVGFGSMAAHAPKDIARVAIEAGRAQGRRVILARGWADLAPVDDAGDCFVVGEVNQQALFPRMAAVVHHGGAGTTTTAARAGAPQVVVPQIADQPRWAARVAELGIGTAHEGRAPTFESLSASLRTALTPGTRTRARAVAGTIRTDGTTVAANLLLDAASRERPPVSA